A single genomic interval of Babylonia areolata isolate BAREFJ2019XMU chromosome 26, ASM4173473v1, whole genome shotgun sequence harbors:
- the LOC143300420 gene encoding NADH dehydrogenase [ubiquinone] iron-sulfur protein 3, mitochondrial-like: MASRLCRAVRPIANIARKQLFQQPAAATQLRFQSNECPPKETRPTVRPHNPLLKQQAKDFGQYVAECLPRFVQKVDVTYCDELEIMIHPEGVIPVLTFLKDHTNAQFLNIADLCAVDVPTREYRFEVVYNLLSLRYNTRIRVKTYTDELSPLDSACEVYAGADWYEREVWDMYGVFFANHPDLRRILTDYGFEGHPFRKDFPLSGYVEVRYDDEVKRVVVEPIELQQEFRKFEYSTPWETFPTYRRIEAGPEETPDPAPQK, from the exons ATGGCGTCCAGACTTTGCCGAGCTGTGAGGCCAATTGCAAATATTGCTAGGAAACAAC TGTTCCAGCAACCTGCAGCAGCTACACAGCTGCGTTTTCAGTCCAATGAGTGTCCTCCGAAAGAGACAAGGC CCACTGTGCGGCCTCACAACCCCCTCTTGAAACAGCAGGCCAAGGACTTTGGTCAGTATGTGGCGGAGTGCCTGCCCCGCTTTGTTCAGAAGGTGGACGTCACCTATTGCGATGAGCTGGAGATAATGATCCACCCTGAGGGGGTCATCCCTGTGCTGACTTTTCTCAAGGACCACACCAACGCTCAGTTCCTCAACATCGCTGACCTCTGCGCTGTGGATGTCCCTACCCGGGAGTACAGGTTTGAG GTTGTATACAACCTGTTGTCACTACGCTACAACACTCGGATAAGAGTGAAGACGTACACTGATGAGCTTTCTCCATTGGACTCTGCCTGTGAAGTGTATGCTGGCGCTGACTGGTATGAGAGAGAG GTGTGGGACATGTATGGGGTGTTTTTTGCCAACCACCCAGACTTGAGGCGAATCCTGACAGACTATGGTTTTGAGGGCCACCCCTTCCGCAAGGATTTTCCCCTCTCAGGATATGTGGAG GTGCGCTATGACGATGAAGTGaagcgggtggtggtggagccCATCGAACTTCAGCAGGAATTCCGCAAATTTGAGTACTCCACGCCCTGGGAGACCTTCCCCACCTACAGGCGGATTGAGGCCGGCCCAGAGGAGACCCCTGATCCTGCACCCCAGAAATAA